A section of the Streptomyces sp. NBC_01363 genome encodes:
- the lepB gene encoding signal peptidase I: protein MAAGARPGHGEPAERPGQPAEPASGPPEEAPDPGAPADVQAVDGDGRKVRKQRPFWKELPLLIVVALVLALLIKTFLVQAFSIPSDSMQNTLQRGDRVLVDKLTPWFGGEPERGEVVVFHDPDNWLAGEPTPESNVVQDFLSFIGLMPSSKEKDLIKRTIAVGGDTVECAKGGPVEVNGKALDEPYIFPGDSACDDKPFGPFKVPEGKIWVMGDHRQNSWDSRYHTEDATKGFVPVEDVVGRAVVVAWPINRWATLPVPDTFDQPGIGVAAGLAPGALGVAGALPLVLWRRRRLTSGRTAG, encoded by the coding sequence GTGGCTGCCGGTGCACGACCTGGACATGGAGAGCCCGCGGAGAGGCCCGGCCAGCCCGCTGAGCCTGCCTCCGGCCCACCGGAGGAGGCACCGGATCCGGGCGCGCCCGCGGATGTGCAGGCTGTGGACGGGGACGGCAGGAAGGTCAGGAAGCAGCGCCCTTTCTGGAAGGAGCTGCCGCTGCTGATCGTCGTCGCGCTGGTTCTCGCGCTGCTGATCAAGACGTTTCTGGTGCAGGCGTTCTCGATCCCCTCGGATTCGATGCAGAACACGCTCCAGCGGGGCGACCGGGTGTTGGTCGACAAGCTGACGCCCTGGTTCGGCGGGGAGCCCGAACGGGGTGAGGTGGTCGTTTTCCATGATCCGGACAACTGGCTGGCCGGGGAGCCGACTCCCGAGTCGAACGTGGTGCAGGACTTCCTGAGTTTCATCGGTCTGATGCCGTCGTCCAAGGAGAAGGACCTGATCAAGCGGACGATCGCGGTCGGCGGCGACACCGTGGAATGCGCGAAGGGCGGTCCGGTCGAGGTCAATGGGAAGGCGCTCGACGAGCCGTACATCTTCCCGGGTGACTCGGCGTGCGACGACAAGCCCTTCGGGCCGTTCAAGGTGCCCGAAGGCAAGATCTGGGTGATGGGCGACCACCGGCAGAACTCCTGGGACTCGCGCTATCACACCGAGGACGCGACCAAGGGCTTTGTGCCCGTCGAGGACGTCGTCGGGCGGGCCGTGGTCGTGGCCTGGCCGATCAACCGCTGGGCGACGCTGCCGGTCCCGGACACCTTCGACCAGCCGGGGATCGGCGTGGCGGCGGGTCTGGCCCCGGGCGCGCTCGGCGTGGCGGGTGCGCTGCCTCTCGTACTGTGGCGCCGCAGGAGGCTGACCAGCGGGCGTACCGCCGGGTAG
- the lepB gene encoding signal peptidase I, producing the protein MAVGARSGHEEPEDRPDRSGNAESAGTTGHAGSDGDTPGGGGGAAKKPRSFWKELPLLIVIALVLALLIKTFLVQAFSIPSDSMQNTLQRGDRVLVDKLTPWFGAEPERGEVVVFHDPGGWLDGTPEVHPNVVQKFLSFIGLMPSAEEKDLIKRVIAVGGDTVECKENGPVVVNGKALDEQSFIFPGNTPCNDEPFGPIEVPKGRIWVMGDHRQDSRDSRYHQELPGNGTVSNDEVVGRAVVVAWPISRWATLPVPKTFDQPGLNAAMAVAPGAIGIAGAVPIVLWRRRRAGLESGRQK; encoded by the coding sequence TTGGCCGTCGGTGCACGATCCGGACACGAGGAACCCGAGGACCGGCCGGACCGTTCGGGCAATGCCGAGTCTGCCGGGACGACGGGCCACGCGGGGAGTGACGGCGACACTCCGGGCGGCGGTGGCGGGGCAGCGAAGAAGCCCCGCTCCTTCTGGAAGGAGCTGCCACTGCTCATCGTCATCGCACTGGTTCTCGCGCTGCTGATCAAGACGTTTCTGGTGCAGGCGTTCTCGATCCCCTCGGATTCGATGCAGAACACGCTCCAGCGGGGCGACCGGGTGCTGGTCGACAAGCTGACCCCCTGGTTCGGCGCGGAGCCCGAGCGCGGCGAGGTCGTGGTCTTCCACGACCCGGGCGGCTGGCTCGACGGCACCCCCGAGGTCCACCCGAATGTGGTCCAGAAGTTCCTCAGTTTCATCGGTCTGATGCCGTCCGCCGAGGAGAAGGACCTGATCAAGCGGGTGATCGCGGTCGGCGGCGACACGGTGGAGTGCAAGGAGAACGGCCCTGTCGTGGTCAATGGCAAGGCCTTGGACGAGCAGTCGTTCATCTTCCCGGGCAACACGCCCTGCAACGACGAGCCGTTCGGCCCGATCGAGGTCCCCAAGGGCCGGATCTGGGTGATGGGCGACCACCGCCAGGATTCCCGCGACTCCCGCTACCACCAGGAACTCCCGGGCAACGGCACGGTCTCCAACGACGAGGTCGTCGGCCGGGCCGTCGTCGTGGCGTGGCCGATCAGCCGCTGGGCGACCCTGCCGGTCCCGAAGACCTTCGACCAGCCGGGCCTGAACGCCGCGATGGCCGTGGCGCCCGGTGCGATCGGCATCGCCGGAGCCGTGCCGATCGTGCTCTGGCGACGCAGGCGGGCCGGCCTGGAATCCGGCCGCCAGAAGTGA
- a CDS encoding tyrosine-type recombinase/integrase: MVRAALVLEDLRVQKINRADGSWSYSILWPDYTADEEAESYLRVYEGSGSQQTYAYYLVDHLRWRIREGLTTETITLQDLQRYQGAVGARVPMPYGQPWRVPPKRPYSTAGLSVSATVLKRFYLHQCVRLGINHELRESLDVSRLPTQADRTRAVLGHVMTSMPSNPLAPPSGKRRRHPKMLPDGSRSDLMEVVNTARDEMVVTWLSDSTLRIGGLTGLHLVDLHLREHAGCGECVSPHLHVCHRHNNPNRARAKKKEDWKVVDGVITGGEIYRVSPAMISSYFKYMTTEYAQHATGHGMLLIQLSGPSTGEPWTADAARGMLRRAGKRARLPGRIKPHAFRHTATSKILALAKGDPSVAKAAGNWASAAMVDEVYGHPDLHSPDFSAALTAVWQENE; this comes from the coding sequence GTGGTGAGAGCAGCGTTAGTTCTGGAAGATCTACGCGTCCAGAAGATCAACCGGGCTGACGGAAGTTGGTCGTACTCAATCCTTTGGCCGGACTACACGGCGGATGAAGAAGCCGAGAGCTATCTGCGCGTCTACGAAGGCTCGGGCTCCCAGCAGACCTACGCCTACTACCTTGTCGATCACCTTCGGTGGCGCATCCGTGAAGGTCTGACCACAGAGACGATTACGCTCCAGGATCTGCAGCGCTATCAAGGGGCGGTGGGGGCGCGGGTGCCGATGCCGTACGGGCAACCGTGGCGTGTGCCGCCGAAGCGTCCATACAGCACTGCTGGCCTGTCGGTTTCGGCGACGGTCCTGAAGAGGTTCTATTTGCACCAGTGCGTGCGGCTCGGCATCAACCACGAGTTGCGTGAGTCGCTGGACGTCTCACGACTGCCCACGCAGGCAGACCGCACAAGGGCCGTGCTGGGGCACGTGATGACATCGATGCCGTCGAACCCGCTGGCTCCGCCTAGCGGTAAACGGCGCCGTCATCCGAAGATGTTGCCCGACGGTTCACGGTCGGACCTGATGGAGGTGGTGAACACCGCCCGCGACGAAATGGTCGTGACCTGGTTGTCCGACTCCACTTTGAGGATCGGTGGCCTGACCGGCCTCCATTTGGTGGACCTGCACCTGAGGGAGCACGCGGGTTGTGGGGAATGTGTAAGCCCTCACCTCCACGTATGTCACCGGCACAACAACCCCAATCGGGCCAGGGCGAAGAAGAAGGAGGACTGGAAAGTGGTCGACGGCGTGATCACTGGTGGTGAGATCTACCGAGTGAGCCCGGCCATGATCAGCTCCTACTTCAAGTACATGACGACCGAGTACGCGCAGCACGCCACGGGGCACGGCATGCTCCTGATCCAGCTTTCCGGTCCGAGCACCGGTGAACCGTGGACCGCGGACGCGGCCCGCGGCATGCTGCGGCGGGCGGGCAAGCGGGCACGCCTGCCCGGCCGCATCAAACCGCACGCGTTCCGGCACACGGCCACGTCGAAGATTCTGGCTTTGGCCAAAGGCGACCCGTCCGTGGCCAAGGCCGCTGGGAACTGGGCATCCGCGGCCATGGTCGACGAGGTCTACGGTCACCCGGATCTTCATTCTCCCGATTTCTCCGCAGCCCTGACGGCGGTCTGGCAGGAGAACGAGTGA
- a CDS encoding DUF2469 domain-containing protein yields the protein MSAEDLEKYETEMELKLYREYRDVVGLFKYVIETERRFYLTNDYEMQVHSVQGEVFFEVSMADAWVWDMYRPARFVKQVRVLTFKDVNIEELNKSDLELPGG from the coding sequence ATGAGCGCCGAGGACCTCGAAAAGTACGAGACCGAGATGGAGCTGAAGCTCTACCGGGAGTACCGAGATGTCGTCGGTCTGTTCAAATATGTGATCGAGACCGAACGGCGCTTCTACCTCACCAACGACTACGAGATGCAGGTGCACTCGGTCCAGGGCGAGGTGTTTTTCGAAGTATCGATGGCGGACGCCTGGGTCTGGGACATGTACCGGCCCGCGCGGTTCGTCAAGCAGGTACGGGTGCTGACGTTCAAGGACGTCAACATCGAGGAGCTCAACAAGAGCGATCTCGAACTCCCGGGTGGCTGA
- the lepB gene encoding signal peptidase I has product MSGKGRTGDGHGRLGSMLSGLAVAVGCVLFLGGFAWGAVVYKPYTVPTESMTPTVHSGDRVLAQRIDGSEVHRGDVVVFTDPAWGDMPMVKRVVGIGGDKIACCAKGGRLTVNGKPIDEPYLHTKGLASAENFTAEVPEGQLFLLGDERTASLDSRVHLDDAGQGSVPRDAVQARVDAIAWPMNGMVERPRAFAALPGGVSSPGPLRLQLGAAVVGVVLILGGAAYGPIAARSARSARNKRGRVPAGAH; this is encoded by the coding sequence ATGAGCGGAAAAGGACGTACGGGTGACGGTCACGGCCGGCTCGGCAGCATGCTGTCGGGGCTGGCCGTGGCCGTCGGCTGTGTGCTCTTCCTCGGCGGGTTCGCCTGGGGGGCGGTGGTGTACAAGCCGTACACGGTGCCGACCGAGTCGATGACGCCGACGGTGCATTCGGGCGACCGGGTGCTCGCGCAGCGGATCGACGGCAGCGAGGTGCACCGCGGTGATGTGGTGGTCTTCACCGATCCGGCGTGGGGCGACATGCCGATGGTGAAGCGGGTCGTCGGGATCGGTGGCGACAAGATCGCCTGCTGCGCGAAGGGCGGCCGACTCACGGTCAACGGCAAGCCCATTGACGAACCGTATCTGCACACGAAGGGCCTCGCCTCGGCCGAGAACTTCACGGCGGAGGTGCCCGAGGGGCAGCTCTTCCTGCTGGGCGACGAACGCACCGCCTCACTGGACTCCCGGGTCCACCTGGACGACGCGGGGCAGGGCTCCGTCCCCCGCGACGCGGTACAGGCCCGGGTGGATGCCATCGCCTGGCCGATGAACGGCATGGTCGAGCGCCCGCGGGCCTTCGCCGCCCTCCCCGGCGGGGTGTCGTCGCCCGGACCGCTGCGGTTGCAGCTCGGGGCCGCGGTCGTGGGCGTGGTGCTCATCCTGGGCGGTGCGGCATACGGCCCGATCGCGGCACGGTCCGCGCGATCGGCACGGAACAAGCGCGGAAGGGTTCCCGCCGGTGCGCATTGA
- the rplS gene encoding 50S ribosomal protein L19: protein MASLLDGVNAASLRTDVPAFRPGDTVNVHVRVIEGNRSRIQQFKGVVIRRQGAGVSETFTVRKVSFSVGVERTFPVNSPIFEKIELVTRGDVRRAKLYYLRELRGKAAKIKEKRDN from the coding sequence ATGGCTTCCCTGCTCGATGGCGTCAACGCCGCATCGCTGCGTACCGACGTCCCGGCGTTCCGCCCCGGTGACACCGTCAACGTCCACGTCCGAGTGATCGAGGGCAACCGCTCCCGTATCCAGCAGTTCAAGGGCGTTGTCATCCGTCGCCAGGGTGCGGGCGTCAGCGAGACCTTCACGGTCCGCAAGGTCTCCTTCAGCGTCGGCGTCGAGCGCACCTTCCCGGTGAACAGCCCGATCTTCGAGAAGATCGAGCTCGTCACCCGCGGTGACGTCCGTCGCGCCAAGCTGTACTACCTCCGTGAGCTGCGCGGCAAGGCCGCGAAGATCAAGGAGAAGCGCGACAACTGA
- the lepB gene encoding signal peptidase I has protein sequence MDTEAKPSERDRSSAPATAPEEGSRSSRIPDRPTASMSWRRTAALGAACAVFVLLLSNYVVQPFLIPSGSMEPTLRVGDRVLVNKLAYRSGSVPQRGDVVVFDGTGSFVQEPPRENPVTGLMHSVAASLGLAEPAETDYVKRVVGVGGDRVVCCDERGRIEVNGRPVVEGYLYPGDAPSRARFDIVVPDGTLWMMGDHRSNSRDSRDHLGEPGGGMVPVDMVIGRVDWIGWPPSRLRSLPDGAAFATVGAPGGGHG, from the coding sequence ATGGACACGGAAGCAAAGCCCTCGGAGCGCGACCGCTCCTCCGCACCCGCAACGGCGCCGGAGGAGGGGTCGCGCTCCTCGCGTATCCCGGACCGGCCCACCGCATCGATGTCCTGGCGGCGGACCGCCGCGCTCGGGGCGGCCTGCGCGGTCTTCGTACTGCTCCTGAGCAACTACGTGGTGCAGCCCTTCCTGATCCCCAGCGGCTCGATGGAGCCCACACTGCGGGTGGGGGACCGGGTGCTGGTGAACAAACTGGCCTACCGCTCCGGCTCCGTGCCGCAGCGCGGCGACGTGGTGGTCTTCGACGGCACAGGATCGTTTGTGCAGGAGCCCCCGCGGGAGAATCCCGTCACCGGTCTGATGCACTCGGTGGCCGCGTCCCTGGGTCTGGCGGAGCCGGCCGAGACCGACTACGTGAAGCGGGTGGTGGGCGTGGGCGGTGACCGGGTGGTCTGCTGCGACGAGCGGGGCCGGATCGAGGTGAACGGCCGGCCGGTCGTCGAGGGCTATCTGTATCCGGGGGACGCGCCCTCCCGGGCCCGCTTCGACATCGTCGTCCCCGACGGCACGCTGTGGATGATGGGTGACCACCGCAGCAATTCCCGCGATTCGCGTGACCACCTGGGAGAGCCGGGCGGCGGCATGGTCCCGGTCGACATGGTGATCGGCAGGGTGGACTGGATCGGCTGGCCGCCCAGCCGGCTGCGCTCCCTGCCGGACGGCGCCGCCTTCGCCACCGTCGGGGCGCCGGGCGGGGGCCATGGGTAA
- a CDS encoding NUDIX hydrolase — MRIEKRKVARVVLLDPDDRILLIHGFEPEDPESTWWFTPGGGLEGDETREEAALRELTEETGITDVELGPLLWQRMCSFPFDGRRWDQDEWYFLARTTRTVTDTSGLTGLEQRSVAGLRWWTSAELSAARETVYPTRLAELLRTLLDEGPPRTPLVLDPEIA, encoded by the coding sequence GTGCGCATTGAGAAGCGGAAGGTCGCCCGCGTGGTGCTCCTGGACCCCGACGACCGGATCCTCCTGATCCACGGGTTCGAACCGGAGGATCCGGAGAGCACCTGGTGGTTCACCCCCGGCGGCGGCCTGGAGGGCGACGAGACCCGGGAGGAGGCCGCGCTGCGCGAGCTCACGGAGGAGACCGGCATCACCGATGTCGAACTCGGCCCGCTGCTCTGGCAGCGGATGTGCTCGTTCCCGTTCGACGGCCGCCGCTGGGACCAGGACGAGTGGTATTTCCTGGCACGTACGACACGGACCGTCACCGACACCAGTGGGCTGACCGGGCTGGAGCAGCGCAGTGTCGCGGGTCTGAGGTGGTGGACCTCCGCCGAACTGTCGGCGGCGCGTGAGACGGTGTACCCGACCAGGCTCGCCGAGTTGCTACGCACGCTGCTCGACGAGGGTCCCCCGCGTACGCCACTGGTTCTGGACCCCGAAATCGCCTAA
- a CDS encoding YraN family protein, translating into MNARGALGRYGEDLAARLLAESGMSVLERNWRCRAGEIDIVAMDGDALVVCEVKTRRAGAFEHPMAAVTPVKAERLRRLAGIWMDRHGGPPSGGVRIDLVGVVLPRRGAPVAEHARGVA; encoded by the coding sequence ATGAACGCACGGGGGGCACTCGGGCGGTACGGCGAGGATCTGGCGGCACGGCTGCTGGCCGAGTCCGGCATGTCCGTACTGGAGCGGAACTGGCGCTGTCGCGCCGGTGAGATCGACATCGTCGCGATGGACGGCGACGCACTCGTGGTCTGCGAGGTGAAGACCCGCAGGGCGGGCGCGTTCGAGCATCCGATGGCGGCCGTCACGCCGGTCAAGGCGGAGCGGCTGCGGCGGCTGGCCGGTATCTGGATGGACCGGCACGGCGGCCCGCCGTCCGGCGGGGTCCGGATCGACCTGGTCGGAGTGGTGCTGCCCAGGCGCGGAGCGCCCGTCGCCGAGCATGCGCGGGGGGTGGCCTGA
- the lepB gene encoding signal peptidase I, whose amino-acid sequence MGNRGRGRGGSESGTPPTGSGPEAERSLPTRAERRKLARKVRRRRRGSAVREIPLLVLVALLIALVLKTFLVQAFVIPSGSMEQTIRIGDRVLVDKLTPWFGSRPERGDVVVFKDPGRWLRQENVGKKDSPVVVKQAKEVLTFIGLLPSDDEQDLIKRVIAVGGDTVKCCGKDGRITVNGVPLDEPYLYPGNPPSLIKFEVKVPPGRIFVMGDHRSDSADSRYHLDEPEHGTVSEDEVVGRAVVIAWPLGHWRRLEEPETFGSVADARAGSAAAPGPSNSVSSQDLNGMIPLPTPAELPLVMGVVGLHRLGRRRWHGVRSGCGGFGRRCTIRTRGTRGPAGPFGQCRVCRDDGPRGE is encoded by the coding sequence ATGGGTAACCGCGGCCGCGGACGCGGCGGGTCCGAATCCGGGACACCGCCGACCGGCAGCGGACCGGAGGCCGAACGTTCGCTGCCCACCAGGGCGGAGCGGCGGAAGCTCGCCCGCAAGGTCAGGCGGCGGCGGCGCGGGTCCGCCGTACGGGAGATCCCGCTGCTCGTCCTCGTGGCACTGCTGATCGCGCTCGTACTCAAGACGTTCCTGGTGCAGGCCTTCGTGATCCCTTCGGGATCGATGGAGCAGACCATCCGGATCGGCGACCGGGTGCTCGTGGACAAACTGACGCCCTGGTTCGGATCCAGGCCCGAGCGCGGCGATGTCGTCGTCTTCAAGGACCCGGGGCGCTGGCTGAGGCAGGAGAACGTCGGCAAGAAGGACTCGCCCGTCGTCGTCAAGCAGGCGAAGGAGGTGCTGACCTTCATCGGGCTGCTGCCCTCCGACGACGAACAGGACCTGATCAAGCGGGTGATCGCGGTCGGCGGCGACACGGTGAAGTGCTGCGGCAAGGACGGCCGGATCACCGTCAACGGAGTGCCGCTCGACGAGCCCTATCTGTATCCCGGGAACCCCCCCTCCCTCATCAAATTCGAGGTAAAGGTTCCGCCGGGCCGGATCTTCGTGATGGGCGACCACCGGTCCGATTCCGCCGATTCCCGCTATCACCTGGACGAGCCGGAACACGGCACGGTGTCCGAGGACGAGGTCGTGGGACGTGCTGTCGTGATCGCCTGGCCCTTGGGCCATTGGCGAAGACTGGAAGAGCCGGAGACTTTCGGCTCGGTCGCTGACGCGCGCGCCGGGTCGGCTGCCGCGCCGGGCCCGTCGAATAGTGTGTCGTCCCAGGATCTCAACGGAATGATCCCTCTCCCGACCCCTGCGGAACTCCCGCTCGTTATGGGAGTGGTGGGCCTGCACCGGCTAGGGCGCAGGCGGTGGCACGGAGTAAGGAGTGGATGTGGGGGATTTGGCCGTCGGTGCACGATCCGGACACGAGGAACCCGAGGACCGGCCGGACCGTTCGGGCAATGCCGAGTCTGCCGGGACGACGGGCCACGCGGGGAGTGA